One Cryptomeria japonica chromosome 9, Sugi_1.0, whole genome shotgun sequence genomic window carries:
- the LOC131858203 gene encoding agglutinin-like — protein sequence MANSWGSEVGCKWDDGKYYKIKSITVYYGDILHGFEVDYIQRDARNKVTNIQILHGKKTGQNSKIFLGSGYAPVSGSSVSVLAERDLKKVEGYMSHFHGHKIITSLTFITNDGQRHGPYGSEIGVETFNSAANKKIVGFHGYDGTYLNKLGVHYQ from the exons ATG GCAAATTCGTGGGGCAGTGAGGTTGGATGTAAATGGGACGACGGTAAATATTATAAAATCAAAAGTATCACAGTTTACTATGGAGATATTCTCCATGGCTTTGAAGTTGACTATATTCAGCGTGATGCTAGAAATAAAGTTACGAATATCCAAATTCTTCACGGAAAAAAAACTGGCCAGAACTCAAAG ATTTTTTTGGGAAGTGGATATGCTCCGGTAAGTGGAAGTTCTGTAAGCGTACTTGCTGAAAGAGACTTGAAGAAAGTTGAAGGATACATGAGCCATTTCCATGGTCATAAGATAATTACGTCTTTGACATTCATTACCAATGACGGCCAAAGACATGGTCCATATGGCTCTGAAATTGGAGTAGAGACTTTTAATTCAGCTGCTAATAAAAAGATCGTTGGATTCCATGGGTATGATGGCACATATCTGAATAAACTGGGCGTTCATTACCAGTGA